In Klebsiella aerogenes, the DNA window AACGGCAAAACCTCATCCACAAAATGTTCTCTCGACGAACTGCAGGCCGTGCGTGAATACATGCATGAGCAGGGCTTCCCCCGCCAGTCAGCCCGTCACGGCAAGCGGCCAAATGTGGCCCGTTCGCGCAAAACGATGCTCAGCAAAATTGAAGCTTTGCTTGCAGATGCAAAACGCCCGTGGAATTATGCCGAGAAAATGTGCGATCATATGTTTCAGGTAAAGCGTGTGGAATGGTTGACGGATGAACAGTTAACCAAGCTGATGCAGGCGCTGGCCATAGACGCAAAACGGCGTAAAAAACGGGAGACAACAGATGAATCTGCAACAGGTGACAGAACTACTGCCCCCGGCAGTAATACAGATAGCTGACCTGATTGGCTTCCCGGCCACCGAGCAGCTGCTATCCGCGTTCGGTGGTACCACTTTCCCGATTGGTAAAGGTCTCCGCGCTCTCGGCGCTAACCGCGCCGCTCTTCTCCGCGATACCATCGGCGACCACAATACCCAACTCCTGATCAAAAACTTTGGCGGTGAGGTGCTTTATCTTCCTCGTTGCGATCGGGCGTTACGTGAGTTGCGTAACCGTCGGTTCCTGGCTGAGTTTGACACCGTTCGTCAGGATGGGACGTCTTCACTGATGGCCATGACTCTGCTATGCCCGCGTTATGGTTTTAGTGATCGCTTTGGATGGGAATTGCTTAGCAAACGTAGGCAAGATTTATCAACCAGACAACAAGCACTTTTTTAAAGGTTAATAAAATGGAATTTTTAGTAGCACTGATTATTTTTGGACTTTCTGTCGCAGTGTACAAAGATGCTCTTGCGAAGAATATTGCACGTCCGGCACGATGGGGTATTGGCGTAGCTTTTATTTTTATTATTTTTTTACCCCTGTATCTTTTTAAACGAAAAAAAATAGCAGGTTCTGCTCTGGAGATTACAGACGCTCCGGGTATACAGGGAGGGAAAAATCTTAACCCCTTTGCCGCTTACATTTTGATGTTCGTACTGTCTTTTATTGGGCCTTTTTTGGGTTTTGTCAAAGGTGATCTTCCTGGATGTAACTCGCCAGAAGTAGCCAGCGTCATTACCAAGCTTCTAAATGGTCAACAATTTAGCGATGCGGCACAGGTTAGTTACGATAAGGTAGATGAAATTAGACACTGTAACCTCACAACGTCAGAGCAAGTTTTTTCCTACACAGTCAAATGGTACAGTGAAGATAAAGATCAGTTCGTTGTTAAATTCGATAATTAAACCCACTGAACCCCTTCACCTGATTCCCTGATCCCCCTCCCGCGATACTGACACCACCTTTATTTTCCGTGGTGTCAGTACATGAATCTCAACGACTTCCAGCGTGCCGCCGGCATTACGCAACAGCGAGCGCAGCAATGGCTTGATCCGCTGAATGCGGCCATGGCCGAATTCTTTATCAATACCCCGTTGCGTCAGGCTGGCTTTATCGCGCAGCTCGGCCATGAAAGCACCCGTTTTGCCGTCATCAGCGAAAACCTGAACTACCGTGACGCTGCGCGTCTGGCGCTGATTTTTCGCTCTGACTTCGACAGCAATAAAAACCGCAAGATTGATCCGGCTGAGCTGGAGTTTGCCAAGGGCTTTGTCGGTAAACCGCAGGCCACAGCTAACTTTGTCTATGCCAACCAGGGCGGGAACGGCCCGGAATCCTC includes these proteins:
- a CDS encoding regulatory protein GemA yields the protein MSTPAKRGLIGAIKAGQAHLGWDDATYRAVLARLCNGKTSSTKCSLDELQAVREYMHEQGFPRQSARHGKRPNVARSRKTMLSKIEALLADAKRPWNYAEKMCDHMFQVKRVEWLTDEQLTKLMQALAIDAKRRKKRETTDESATGDRTTAPGSNTDS
- a CDS encoding Mor transcription activator family protein; this encodes MNLQQVTELLPPAVIQIADLIGFPATEQLLSAFGGTTFPIGKGLRALGANRAALLRDTIGDHNTQLLIKNFGGEVLYLPRCDRALRELRNRRFLAEFDTVRQDGTSSLMAMTLLCPRYGFSDRFGWELLSKRRQDLSTRQQALF
- a CDS encoding glycoside hydrolase family 19 protein, which codes for MNLNDFQRAAGITQQRAQQWLDPLNAAMAEFFINTPLRQAGFIAQLGHESTRFAVISENLNYRDAARLALIFRSDFDSNKNRKIDPAELEFAKGFVGKPQATANFVYANQGGNGPESSGDGWRYRGRGLIQVTLKNNYRACGQALGLDLLNNPDLLLEPVNASRSAAWYWYQHGCNAPADAANVVEVTRKINPALVGLNDRAMLFEKARRALCPSKN